Proteins found in one Brevibacillus brevis genomic segment:
- the spoVB gene encoding stage V sporulation protein B, whose translation MKQSFFYGTVILIIAGGITKVFGFAHRIVLSRIIGAEGMGLYQMVVPLLYFLITVTTFGLPVAIAKQVAETEAANNPQQTRRFLLLALSVAGGISLFICVLLLLFSQWISEMLFTDPRAHIVLLAAIPVIPISGISLVLRGYFQGKQNMIPTAVSQLVEQVVRMALVVVMTMSFLSAGIEYATAGAVASIIFGEAAGLLYILWQYRKGSKKAATQLLDKPLLMTVSASKKSLSQLIHVALPVTLSRVIGSIAYVLEPLLVPYALVIAGFTTSTATGLYGQFAGMAVPLLLFPTFLTYSLSVSLVPAVAEAAYQKNAPLVHRRIYQAMRITLVIGAPCTVLLTIFAEPLCVLLYGNEYREVGVLLKELAPFSVFLFFQAPLAAALQGLDYAQVVFRNTLISAIVKTVAMFFFTAHPAFGIHGAVIALNIGITLGTLLHFASLIKKIGFTIDLREFGKIAIAMLLMGYSGSYIARHWFMDISIGQLLTASTFISTLLYIVLLVAMRVLGKQDVRRIPWIGEQLAVFFPRR comes from the coding sequence ATGAAACAATCCTTCTTTTACGGAACGGTCATCCTCATTATTGCTGGTGGCATCACCAAAGTGTTTGGCTTTGCTCACAGGATCGTGTTGTCGCGCATTATCGGAGCGGAAGGAATGGGGCTTTATCAGATGGTTGTGCCCCTTTTATACTTTCTGATTACTGTGACGACATTCGGACTTCCGGTTGCCATTGCAAAGCAAGTGGCAGAGACGGAAGCAGCTAATAATCCGCAGCAGACTCGCCGGTTTTTGTTACTAGCCTTGTCGGTCGCTGGCGGGATTAGCCTGTTCATTTGCGTCCTGCTCCTCTTGTTCTCTCAATGGATTTCCGAAATGCTATTCACAGACCCTCGTGCACACATCGTTCTGCTTGCAGCCATTCCGGTCATCCCGATTTCCGGCATTTCCCTTGTCCTGCGAGGATACTTCCAAGGCAAGCAAAACATGATCCCTACTGCCGTCTCCCAACTCGTGGAGCAAGTCGTCCGAATGGCACTGGTCGTTGTCATGACGATGTCGTTTCTTTCGGCAGGCATTGAGTACGCCACAGCAGGGGCTGTCGCCAGCATTATTTTTGGAGAAGCCGCCGGACTCTTGTACATTCTCTGGCAGTATCGCAAAGGCAGCAAAAAAGCAGCAACTCAGCTTTTGGATAAGCCTCTTCTGATGACGGTTTCAGCAAGCAAAAAGAGCTTGTCGCAACTCATCCATGTCGCTCTCCCTGTCACGCTTAGCCGCGTCATCGGCTCCATTGCTTACGTGCTAGAGCCGTTGCTTGTGCCATACGCACTGGTCATTGCAGGCTTTACCACCTCGACTGCTACTGGTTTGTACGGACAGTTTGCCGGGATGGCCGTTCCTTTGCTGCTTTTTCCTACTTTTTTAACGTATTCCTTGTCCGTTTCCCTCGTTCCTGCCGTTGCTGAAGCTGCCTATCAAAAAAATGCTCCACTCGTGCATCGCCGCATTTATCAAGCCATGCGGATTACACTCGTCATCGGAGCACCTTGTACCGTCTTGCTCACTATCTTTGCAGAACCTTTATGTGTCCTGCTCTACGGCAATGAATATCGGGAGGTTGGCGTGCTGTTAAAAGAGCTGGCACCGTTCTCCGTCTTCCTGTTTTTCCAAGCACCGCTTGCCGCCGCCTTGCAAGGTCTCGATTACGCTCAGGTCGTCTTTCGAAATACGCTGATCAGTGCCATTGTCAAAACTGTCGCTATGTTTTTTTTCACGGCTCATCCAGCATTCGGCATTCACGGCGCTGTCATTGCTCTTAATATCGGCATTACGCTTGGGACGTTATTGCATTTTGCTAGCCTGATCAAAAAAATCGGTTTTACGATCGACCTTCGGGAATTCGGCAAAATTGCGATCGCCATGCTTCTCATGGGTTATTCCGGTTCCTACATTGCCAGGCACTGGTTTATGGACATTTCGATTGGACAGCTATTGACTGCAAGCACCTTCATTAGCACCTTGCTGTACATTGTCCTGCTCGTCGCCATGCGCGTCTTGGGCAAGCAAGACGTACGTCGCATTCCGTGGATTGGCGAACAACTCGCCGTGTTCTTCCCTCGCCGCTAG
- the secD gene encoding protein translocase subunit SecD — MIKWGRFLLFLVVVGLLATLVATTTKQVAGNITLGLDLQGGFEILYEVEPLEAGHKVDIELLKSTAHMIERRINIGGVAEPVTTTELPNRIRVQIASQSADQDKLRELIGKPAHLTFRDEHGKIILQGSDLAPNGAAVGYDDLKRPLVTLKFSDPKKLEDATRANLHKPMAIFLDETMQTNPTIQSVISGGSAQITGNYTQESAQELADLLNSGAMPAKLIEKQVTSVGASLGTLALEKTLYAGYIGAALIFIFMLVVYRMPGMIANITLAGFTYFCMVVLDWMHATLTLPGIAGFILAVGIAVDANIITYERIQEEIRSGKTVLSAFRAGERRSLITIIDAHVTTLIATGVLFFFGTSSVQGFAVVLAMTIIVSIITNVFGSRFLLWLVVRSNMFKKPFWFGVKESEIREL, encoded by the coding sequence ATGATTAAATGGGGAAGATTCCTCCTGTTTCTGGTCGTTGTAGGGCTTTTGGCTACGCTCGTAGCAACAACGACCAAGCAGGTGGCAGGAAACATCACACTCGGTCTGGACCTGCAGGGCGGGTTTGAGATTCTGTATGAGGTAGAGCCTCTCGAGGCTGGGCACAAAGTTGATATCGAGCTTTTGAAATCAACAGCACACATGATTGAAAGACGGATTAACATCGGTGGCGTGGCTGAGCCAGTCACCACTACCGAATTGCCAAACCGGATTCGCGTTCAAATCGCATCACAATCAGCGGATCAGGACAAGCTTCGCGAGTTGATCGGGAAGCCTGCTCATCTGACATTCCGTGATGAACATGGCAAGATTATATTGCAAGGAAGTGACTTGGCTCCAAACGGGGCAGCAGTTGGTTATGACGACCTGAAACGCCCGCTCGTAACCCTGAAATTCTCTGACCCGAAGAAGCTAGAAGACGCCACACGTGCAAACCTGCACAAGCCAATGGCGATCTTTTTGGATGAGACGATGCAAACTAATCCGACCATTCAATCGGTCATTTCTGGTGGTAGCGCGCAAATTACTGGAAATTACACACAGGAATCGGCACAGGAATTGGCTGATCTACTGAATTCCGGTGCGATGCCAGCCAAATTGATTGAGAAGCAAGTAACCTCCGTGGGTGCTTCCTTGGGAACTCTGGCTCTGGAGAAAACCTTGTATGCAGGATATATCGGGGCTGCGCTGATCTTTATTTTCATGCTAGTTGTATACCGTATGCCAGGTATGATTGCAAACATTACCTTGGCTGGATTTACTTATTTTTGTATGGTCGTACTCGACTGGATGCATGCAACGCTGACGCTGCCAGGTATTGCTGGATTTATTTTGGCGGTAGGGATTGCCGTGGATGCCAACATTATTACCTATGAGCGCATCCAGGAAGAAATTCGTTCTGGCAAGACGGTTCTCTCTGCCTTCCGTGCAGGTGAACGCCGTTCCTTGATTACGATTATCGATGCTCATGTGACGACACTGATTGCAACGGGCGTTCTGTTTTTCTTCGGGACGAGCTCCGTACAAGGCTTCGCTGTTGTATTGGCGATGACGATTATCGTAAGTATCATTACCAACGTGTTTGGGTCCCGCTTCCTCCTCTGGCTGGTTGTCCGTTCCAACATGTTTAAAAAGCCGTTTTGGTTCGGGGTAAAGGAGAGTGAGATCCGTGAGCTATGA
- a CDS encoding post-transcriptional regulator: MDQAQKQEWYGQVASLCVSKAEEFALLGYDNVAPEDVWECVTNGYKEMPPIHQLVNDILSLKPNKYMNYLMIQMYKNS; this comes from the coding sequence ATGGACCAAGCGCAAAAACAGGAATGGTATGGGCAAGTGGCAAGCCTTTGTGTAAGCAAGGCAGAGGAATTTGCTCTTTTGGGGTACGACAACGTGGCGCCTGAAGATGTTTGGGAATGCGTCACGAACGGCTATAAAGAAATGCCACCGATCCACCAGCTTGTCAACGACATATTGTCTCTAAAGCCAAACAAGTACATGAATTACCTCATGATACAAATGTATAAAAATTCTTAG
- the secF gene encoding protein translocase subunit SecF yields the protein MSYDKDHTVIRFDIVKNRRKFFIASSVIIIIGLLFTLFQGLHLGVDFKAGTRLDLYIGKQFNPTDIEAVIKKEVPNVNFSAVTPYGENHGQAYTRFDQTISSDTLMKVEMALKAKYGEQVSKQVSSVDPSIAQEMVKKAGIAVAIAAVGIAIYIAIRFQWLFGIACVVGLAHDVFIPIALFSILGLEVDITFIAALLTILGYSINDKIVIFDRIRENLRTMKSKTIPELEHLVNVSLWQTMRRSVYTVATVFFTALALAVLGSESIQNFSLALLFGLVSGTYSSIFIAAQVWVNLKERNMKKKKEGM from the coding sequence GTGAGCTATGATAAAGACCATACAGTAATCAGATTTGACATCGTGAAAAATCGCAGGAAGTTTTTCATCGCTTCCTCTGTGATTATTATCATCGGCCTTCTGTTTACGCTATTTCAAGGACTTCACCTTGGCGTTGACTTCAAGGCAGGAACTCGCTTGGATCTTTACATTGGAAAACAATTCAATCCGACAGATATAGAAGCAGTGATCAAGAAAGAGGTTCCTAATGTGAATTTCAGCGCGGTCACTCCGTACGGGGAAAATCATGGTCAGGCCTATACACGTTTTGACCAAACCATTTCATCTGACACACTGATGAAAGTGGAAATGGCTCTCAAAGCAAAATATGGTGAGCAGGTCTCGAAACAGGTTTCGTCGGTTGATCCGAGTATTGCGCAAGAGATGGTGAAAAAAGCAGGGATTGCGGTTGCGATTGCTGCTGTGGGTATTGCCATCTACATCGCGATCCGATTCCAATGGCTGTTCGGTATTGCATGTGTCGTGGGGCTTGCCCATGACGTGTTTATCCCGATTGCATTGTTCTCTATCCTCGGGTTGGAGGTAGACATTACCTTTATCGCCGCGCTTCTGACGATCTTGGGTTACTCGATTAACGATAAAATCGTTATTTTCGACCGGATTCGGGAAAACTTGAGAACGATGAAATCCAAGACAATTCCTGAACTGGAACATCTGGTAAACGTGTCACTGTGGCAAACGATGCGCCGTTCTGTATACACGGTAGCGACTGTATTCTTCACAGCTCTTGCACTGGCTGTTTTGGGAAGCGAGAGCATCCAGAACTTCTCCTTGGCCCTGCTGTTCGGTCTGGTGAGTGGTACGTATTCCTCTATCTTTATTGCAGCCCAAGTATGGGTGAATTTGAAAGAACGGAATATGAAAAAGAAAAAAGAAGGAATGTAA